A single Desulfuromonas sp. DNA region contains:
- a CDS encoding ABC transporter ATP-binding protein translates to MTAPIPAIVEIRNLYKSYLRGNQRVPVLEDITLDVADGAFLALMGPSGSGKSTLLNLIAGIDSPDAGLLRVGGVEVSAFAERELAAWRAAHVGFIFQFYNLIPVLTAFENVELPLLLTPLSRKERSEHVLLAMRLVSLEDRMDHRPGQLSGGQQQRVAIARALITDPTILVADEPTGDLDRESAEEVLSLMDSLNREFGKTVIMVTHDPRAAEKAHVIRHLEKGLLDNVPA, encoded by the coding sequence ATGACGGCTCCCATCCCCGCTATTGTGGAAATCCGCAACCTGTACAAATCCTACCTGCGCGGCAACCAGCGGGTGCCGGTCCTTGAAGACATCACCCTTGACGTTGCCGATGGGGCATTCCTCGCCCTGATGGGCCCCTCGGGGTCGGGCAAAAGCACCCTGCTCAACCTCATCGCCGGCATCGACAGCCCCGACGCGGGTCTGCTGCGAGTCGGCGGGGTGGAAGTCAGCGCCTTTGCCGAGAGGGAACTGGCCGCCTGGCGAGCCGCCCACGTCGGTTTCATCTTCCAGTTCTACAACCTGATCCCGGTACTGACTGCCTTCGAAAACGTCGAACTCCCCCTGCTCCTCACCCCTCTGTCGCGAAAGGAGCGCAGCGAGCACGTCTTGCTGGCCATGCGCCTGGTGAGTCTGGAGGACCGCATGGACCATCGCCCCGGGCAGCTCTCGGGCGGACAGCAACAGCGGGTCGCCATCGCCAGGGCGCTGATCACCGACCCGACCATCCTGGTGGCCGATGAGCCGACGGGGGACCTCGACCGGGAGTCTGCCGAGGAGGTGCTGTCGCTTATGGACAGTCTTAACCGGGAGTTCGGCAAGACGGTCATTATGGTCACCCACGATCCCCGCGCCGCTGAAAAGGCCCATGTCATCCGTCACCTGGAGAAGGGACTGCTCGACAATGTTCCTGCTTAA
- a CDS encoding ABC transporter permease, giving the protein MFLLKLIVRNAFRHKLRSTLTVLGIAVAILAFGLLRTLIGAWYLGVEASAANRLVTRNAISLVFSLPLSYKDRIKQVDGVEKVSIGNWFGGIYIDRKNFFPNFAVEPESYLELYPELVIPPQQKSAFVRDRRGAVAGANLAERFGWQVGDQITLQGTIFPGDWDLVLRGIYRGLRPNTDQTQFFFHWDYLNETMKKTAPRRADQVGFYMIGLSHPDQAAEASAAIDALFKNSLAETLTETEKAFQLSFVAMSGAIITAIRIVSIVVIVIIMVVAANTMAMTARERIAEYATLKTLGFGAHHIAGAVFGESMLIALSGGALGLLLTYPAAAEIGRMLAQFIPVFRVPPETVWLDLAAAVTVGFVAGIFTTWRGATINIAEGLRRIG; this is encoded by the coding sequence ATGTTCCTGCTTAAGCTGATTGTGCGCAACGCTTTTCGCCACAAGCTGCGCAGTACGCTCACGGTCCTTGGCATCGCCGTGGCCATCCTCGCATTCGGCCTGCTGCGCACTCTCATCGGGGCCTGGTACCTGGGGGTCGAGGCCTCCGCGGCCAACCGGTTGGTGACCCGCAACGCAATCTCTCTGGTCTTTTCCCTTCCCCTCTCCTACAAGGACCGAATCAAGCAAGTGGACGGAGTCGAAAAGGTTTCCATCGGCAACTGGTTCGGCGGCATCTACATCGACCGCAAGAACTTCTTCCCCAACTTCGCCGTAGAGCCCGAGAGTTACCTCGAACTCTACCCGGAATTAGTCATTCCCCCTCAGCAAAAAAGCGCCTTTGTGCGCGATCGCCGCGGCGCGGTGGCCGGGGCCAATCTGGCGGAACGCTTCGGATGGCAGGTCGGCGACCAGATCACCCTTCAGGGGACGATCTTTCCCGGCGACTGGGACCTTGTGCTGCGCGGCATCTACCGGGGGCTGCGGCCCAACACCGACCAGACCCAGTTTTTCTTTCACTGGGACTACCTTAACGAAACGATGAAAAAAACCGCGCCGCGCCGCGCCGACCAGGTCGGGTTCTACATGATCGGACTGTCCCACCCGGATCAGGCGGCCGAGGCTTCGGCGGCCATCGACGCGCTGTTCAAGAACTCTTTGGCGGAGACTCTCACCGAGACGGAGAAAGCCTTCCAGCTCAGCTTCGTGGCCATGTCGGGGGCGATCATCACAGCCATCCGAATCGTCTCCATTGTGGTCATCGTCATCATCATGGTGGTCGCTGCCAACACCATGGCGATGACCGCCCGCGAGCGCATCGCCGAGTATGCCACCCTAAAGACCCTCGGCTTCGGCGCTCATCACATCGCCGGGGCGGTTTTCGGCGAATCGATGCTCATCGCCCTCTCTGGCGGTGCGCTGGGGCTGCTCCTGACCTACCCGGCGGCAGCGGAGATCGGCCGGATGCTTGCCCAGTTCATCCCGGTCTTCCGAGTCCCCCCGGAGACGGTCTGGCTCGATCTGGCCGCGGCCGTCACCGTCGGTTTCGTTGCGGGGATTTTCACCACCTGGCGCGGGGCCACCATCAACATCGCCGAAGGATTAAGGAGGATCGGCTGA
- a CDS encoding ABC transporter permease: protein MIPFSYSLRNLWTRRLTTALTVAGMALVVFVFAATLMLVEGLQQTLVDTGSPENVVLIRKGSETEVQSGIDRDAAAILASQPEVAIGGDSQPLLARESVVLINLDKRGSDQEANVIIRGIGPASLTLRPQARLAEGRMPRPGAAEIVTGSSIARRFRGAALGENLRFGMRDWQVVGVFDAGATGFNSEIWGDVDQLMQAFRRTVYSSVVFRLRDPGAFARYKERIETDPRLTVEVKREITFYADQSEAMGTFLRILGTTLTLIFSIGAVIGAMITMYAAVAGRITEIGTLRALGFGRGSILIAFIAESLLLGLLGGLVGLFFASFMQLITISTMNWQTFSELAFGFSLTPGIAIKCLAFALVMGLSCGLLPARRAARMELVEALRDG from the coding sequence ATGATCCCCTTCTCCTACAGCCTGCGCAATCTCTGGACGCGGCGCCTGACCACCGCCTTGACCGTGGCGGGGATGGCCCTGGTCGTTTTCGTCTTCGCCGCAACCTTGATGCTGGTCGAGGGGCTGCAGCAGACCTTGGTCGATACCGGCTCGCCGGAAAACGTGGTGCTGATCCGCAAGGGCTCGGAGACCGAAGTGCAAAGCGGCATCGACCGCGATGCGGCAGCGATCCTTGCCAGCCAGCCCGAGGTGGCGATCGGAGGCGACAGCCAGCCCCTGCTGGCCCGCGAGTCGGTGGTCCTCATCAACCTGGACAAACGCGGCAGCGACCAGGAGGCCAATGTGATCATCCGGGGCATCGGTCCGGCGTCCCTCACCCTGCGCCCACAGGCGCGTCTGGCCGAGGGGCGCATGCCGCGGCCGGGGGCGGCCGAGATCGTCACGGGATCGAGTATCGCCCGGCGCTTTCGCGGCGCCGCCCTGGGAGAGAACCTGCGTTTCGGCATGCGCGACTGGCAGGTCGTGGGGGTTTTCGACGCCGGAGCTACCGGCTTCAACTCTGAGATCTGGGGGGATGTCGATCAGCTGATGCAGGCCTTCCGCCGCACGGTCTACTCCTCGGTGGTCTTTCGCCTGCGTGACCCCGGTGCCTTCGCTCGTTACAAAGAGCGTATCGAGACCGACCCGCGCCTGACAGTAGAAGTCAAGCGGGAGATCACATTCTACGCCGATCAGTCGGAGGCGATGGGAACGTTCCTTCGCATCCTCGGCACGACGCTGACCCTGATCTTTTCGATCGGCGCGGTTATCGGCGCCATGATCACCATGTACGCCGCTGTAGCCGGCCGCATCACCGAGATCGGCACCTTGCGGGCCCTGGGCTTCGGGCGCGGCAGCATCTTGATCGCCTTTATCGCCGAGTCACTGCTTCTCGGCCTGCTCGGCGGCCTGGTCGGGCTCTTTTTCGCCTCCTTCATGCAACTGATCACCATTTCCACCATGAATTGGCAGACCTTCTCCGAACTCGCCTTCGGCTTCTCCCTGACCCCCGGCATCGCAATCAAATGCCTCGCCTTCGCCCTGGTCATGGGACTGTCTTGCGGGCTCCTTCCCGCGAGGCGAGCGGCACGCATGGAGTTGGTCGAAGCACTGCGCGACGGCTGA
- a CDS encoding efflux RND transporter periplasmic adaptor subunit, giving the protein MADDDLSKLKIPKSEAHFARSHRRRKFRWLLIPLLILLGAGLYATGIFAPAVEVELASVSLVFPSQSLTQLNASGYVVAQRKAAVASKVTGRLEWLGVEEGSLVKEGQVIARLENRDTLAAKDQAEAELQRARTEIARTQAEQHEAQVNFRRFQELLADGIISRAEFDRAEARHLQAEATVKAAEATVSTARAALRGAEVALDYTRIRAPFDAVVLTKNADIGDIVTPIGAAAEAKAAVVNIADLDSLQIEADVSESNLEKVHVGQPCEIQLDAFPERRFAGAVHMIVPTADRTKATVLVKVRFLAKDPKILPEMSARVAFLERPLTDKEQQPRTAVSRAAVVERDGKTLVFRVEGERAQASEMVTGEELGDMVEVRSGLQVGDKVIIRPLDRIREGSRVKLPRG; this is encoded by the coding sequence ATGGCCGATGATGATCTCAGCAAGTTGAAGATTCCCAAATCAGAAGCTCACTTCGCCCGCTCCCATCGCCGTAGAAAATTCCGATGGCTCCTCATCCCCCTGCTGATACTCCTTGGCGCAGGCCTCTATGCAACCGGCATTTTCGCCCCGGCTGTGGAGGTGGAACTCGCGTCCGTCTCGCTTGTCTTCCCGTCGCAGTCCCTTACCCAGCTTAATGCCAGCGGCTACGTTGTCGCACAGCGAAAGGCCGCTGTGGCCAGCAAGGTCACGGGGCGGCTCGAGTGGCTGGGTGTCGAAGAAGGAAGTCTTGTCAAGGAGGGGCAGGTCATCGCCCGCCTGGAGAATCGCGATACCCTGGCGGCGAAAGACCAGGCAGAGGCCGAACTGCAACGCGCACGCACCGAGATCGCCAGGACCCAAGCCGAGCAGCACGAGGCGCAGGTTAACTTCCGGCGCTTCCAGGAGTTGCTGGCCGACGGCATTATCTCCCGCGCCGAGTTCGACCGGGCCGAGGCGCGCCATCTGCAGGCCGAGGCCACCGTCAAGGCCGCCGAGGCGACGGTGAGCACGGCCAGGGCCGCCCTGAGAGGAGCCGAGGTCGCTCTTGATTACACCCGAATCCGCGCTCCCTTCGACGCCGTGGTTTTAACCAAAAACGCCGACATCGGCGACATCGTTACCCCAATCGGCGCTGCCGCCGAGGCCAAGGCGGCGGTGGTCAATATTGCCGATCTCGATTCCCTGCAGATCGAAGCCGACGTCAGCGAATCGAACCTGGAGAAAGTGCACGTCGGGCAGCCCTGCGAAATCCAACTCGACGCCTTTCCCGAGCGCCGCTTTGCCGGCGCCGTGCATATGATTGTCCCTACCGCCGACCGCACCAAGGCGACGGTGCTGGTCAAGGTGCGCTTTCTCGCAAAAGACCCCAAAATACTCCCGGAAATGAGTGCCCGAGTCGCATTTCTCGAGCGCCCCTTAACCGACAAGGAGCAGCAGCCGCGCACCGCGGTAAGCCGCGCCGCGGTCGTGGAGCGCGACGGCAAGACCCTGGTCTTCAGGGTGGAAGGAGAACGGGCCCAGGCGTCGGAGATGGTCACTGGCGAAGAACTCGGCGATATGGTTGAGGTCCGCAGCGGCCTGCAAGTCGGCGACAAGGTCATTATCCGCCCCCTCGACCGGATCCGGGAAGGCAGCCGTGTCAAGCTGCCGAGGGGATAA